In the genome of Acanthopagrus latus isolate v.2019 chromosome 17, fAcaLat1.1, whole genome shotgun sequence, the window tttatttttgcaattGTGTAGTTTCCCTCCTCTACCTCGATCTGATCTGTTTTATCTTCACTCTTACTCTAACGATCTCAtgacccctcagatttatcCTCCTCCTGAAGGTGCATTGCActactgaactgaacaaaaggTCATTAAAATTAGGAGTGAATTGCTAACTATGTATCCTACATATGAGTATGTGCATTCACAGGGTCCATTTCTCTacagaaagaacattttaacattaatattatatttaatttagcTGCGAGTAGGATTTTGACAGCAGGGACTTTCACTTGTAATGTCGTGTTCTTACAATGCTGTATTGGCGCTGAAGTAAAATATCAGAATACATCCTCTACTGCTGATATATATACCTTCTGAACTGGAAGTGGAAACAATTAGTTACTATTTATGTGGTTGCATGAGTTCACTGCAAAAGAATGAAGAAGcagtgtagaaaaaaaaaacaaaaacaatttgggGCTCCCTGCGGTAAAACTACATCCTGTCTTTAGTCATACCTTCGTGCCAGCTAAATTTTGAGCACTGAAGTAAAAATATTGTCACACAATGATGATATTTTTAGTTCGGTGCTCAAAATTAAGCTGGCTCTCCGGTGTGACTAAATAAAGTTGGAATGACAGAATCTTTCATCAACACTGACTAAGAAACAGGCTTTAAGCCCATCATGTGTGTCTGATTGCTGCATCCCCAGTTTCTCAGATTCATTATCTCTTCTTTACGATATCCTCAACACAAACCTGCAGATGGACAAGCAACACATGATACAGTATTTTAGTTGAAATCCTAAACATGTGTCATCTTCACTCTGAGTGAACACACACGGCCACATTCTTGTGTCTCTCCCAGTAGTGGCAGTCCTCCGGGAAGCTCCACGCCGCTGCAGACTCCTTGTGGCGACTGACGGCGTGAACGACGAACCCGCACAGCTGCTTCTCCAGCACCTCCACCACCGCGGGGGCGTTCCCCTTCTTCCCCTGGCCCTCCATCACCTGCCGGATGAAGTCGCGGGGAACCGGCTGGGGTTTGGTGCTGTACGACACCACCAGGTTGATGTTGTTCACCTGCAGCACCTCGAACCAGTTCTGCCCCGCCACGTGATGGAAGTGCTCCCCTGCTCGCCAGTTCCGGTACGTGCTCCCTGAATGGTTGATGAGCCGCACGGACCAGCGGACCCAGTCGTACTTTTTCACCAAGAACTCGAGAAGCTGCTGCGTTGCTTCTTGCAGGTTCTCTTCTTCCTTCGCTTGCAGGAGGCGCTGGGCGTCCAGTTTTGCTTGCTCTGGGAAGGCGGCGATGCAGGACTCGATGGTCGCCTTCATCTTGGACTCCACTTCTTCAATTTTGCCGCTCCACTCTTGGATtttgtcctcttcttcctcttggcGCTGGGTTAGGGCACAGTGGCCCAGCAGAGCAATCAGGCCCAGACAGAAGAGCTCCTTCATCCGGACACAGAAGTCTTCCAGGAGGCGGCGGTTTCTTGCAACATACCTACAAAACAGAGGAACCATTTCGAAAAATCTGGTATTTTTAATGCATGTTGGGACAAAATCCAGCTGTGcttgtggcaacagaaccagaTAATTCAGAACATGATCTCatcctgaccctaaccaagtgatttttgtgcctaaacctactCAGATCATTAGTGCAGCCTTGTCAGAGAAATGCACACTGGAAACATCTATTCAGACACTTGGTTTGGAGAGTTACAACAAATACAGAAACTTTTACCTCTCAACCAGCTCTAAGACTGATTCTCCGAAGCTGTTCGTCCCCATCAGAGCGTCGTACAGCACAAACAGGTTCTTCTCGCCTCCAGTTTTGGCAAAATGCTCCAGAAAAAGTCTGGTCTTCACCTCCTTGTACTGCTGTTTTGCCTCCAAGATGTCCATATATTTCCTAAACTGGTTCCTGATGTTCTCCTCCACAGAGAAGTAGTGGGTGTCCAGCCTGCCCTTCTTGATCTCGCAGTCGATGTCCTCCAGTTGGCCGGAGAGCACGTCCAGCTGGTTCCTCACCGCCAGGAACTGCTCTTTCACATATATGACCTCTTTGCTCTGGACGTTGTCTAAGGCCAGGCGGAGAACCGGAGCGGCGGCCTCGCAGAGGGGGAAGAGCTCGCCCACGGCGCTGGCCAACACCTCGGCGCCCCTCTCGAACATGTCCATCACCGCCTCGATGGCCTCCTTCCTCTGGGCCACGGCCTTCTCCAGTGAGCTGGACATGTTCTGAGACACAGAGCGACAAAACGTGGCGTCACATGAAAATACAACCTGGTGTGCATGAAGAAAATAGGTCAAAGTCCATATTCTGTTAAAGTATTCATGAATCTCaaccttttatttttgtgcttgTGAAACCTCAAAGTGAAGCGGTGACgtgtttattcatttctcaGATTTGTCTAAAAGAGGTGCATCCTGATAATATTTcttcagaaaaagacaaacattaaaccaaaacagaaTTAAATTTGTGTAGGTGAGCAGtgatttctcttttaaaaacatccCATTAATCCTCCAAATCTACCTCGACTGTCGCTTTGAGGGTTTTCAGGTTGGAAGCCGCTAAATTAGAACATAGTGATGCACTTTCTTACAATGTTGATGTCCGTGGCACCAGAATGTTTGGAAACCAGATGGAAAGGAAGCTGAATGCTTCTCAGAAAATCCTGATCTGTTTTCCCTCATGAACATGAAACCATTCAGCACATTGACATGAGAAGCAGCTTCTTCCTAGAAGGTTATAAAATACGTTGGTGAACAGTGACGTGAAGATTTCAGAGCTGAAACGACGAGTTGATCAATCGATCAACGTTAATCAGCAACTAAATTTGATGACTGGATAattgtttaaaggaaaagttcaccgaataatgagaattcagtcattatcggCACATTTTCGCGCTGATAGAAAGTCGGATGAGGTCTCGAagaccacaaaacatttctggagcttcacagcagaacagcgttgcagcattctgacTTGTTTATTAGACTTAAATAAAGAACCAAGAACagcataaaatggctccatgcagctcgaTCGGCGTAATCAAAGCCTCCATAAGACACGAGATCCTGAACTGTTTGgtaaagatgttatttacactggTGACGTGCAGTCGAGCTGGCGCTGCTACAGTGACGATTTCTGCTTTCAAAAAGATCTAAATAACATCTTCTCAAATTAATTTAGGATCTCAGAACTTCTGAAGACTCAGATTATGCCAAGAAATCCCCatcttaaaacaagtccccatccacttcacttgtttaggagaatgctgttttgctgtgaagctgcagaaatgttttgtggactcaGAAACGTATCCCATCTTCACATCAGCATTAGACGAGGCAGAttaattactgtattttaatttcCAGGTTTTTTAACGTCTTTTTCTactcaaaaatgtcaaacactgatCTTGCTGCTTCTATAATGTGagtatttctgctgctttttgtctcACGGGATAATAAAGTGAATATATTTGAGTTTAGGAGCGTTGATCGGACGAATCAAGAGAAGTGAAGCAGACAAACTACAGatcaaaacacttaaaatggGCATTTCCACCtttttcaggacattttccagacaATACAAATGCAGATGAATCggtgatgaaaataatctaCTCTAGAATGTTCTTTAgcaaaaagagacacagagtTCTGGTTGGTCAACGCACAATTTAAACCCAATGTTCAAGTCTTTACTTTGACCCTGTCAGCTGTGAACTGCCTGTACCCAGACACAGGAGCATGTAATGATGTCATATAAACAAAATGGGAGGCCTGAGACTAGTTGGATGAGAAAATGACACGGGTGCCCttggggggtggtggggggtcTGCATGTGactcagagcagagcagaccgAGGCCGAACCGTGTTTAAAAATCCCCTTTCATCCTCGCTCGCAACCTGACATCCATAAATTACCGCGTCCTGTCTGTTCAGATGTCCGCGGATGGATCCCAGATGCTGCGTCACCCAACTCCTCCACACATCACACCGATATTATCTTAGTTTGGTTACTCGGATCTGAAAATACGTCGCTGTTTTTCTatgtttattgtaaaaaaaaacacacacacacacacacacacacacacacacacacacacacacacacacacacacacacacacacacacaaaaaccccaaacataTGATGATTAcataagcaaataaataaagatatatGAGTAAATAAAATGCTCCTGTTGgtgaataaatgaagaaaatgtttgtcatgtGTCCGAACTGCACCATCTTTAACTGTCATGCGCACCCAAAAAATGCGCAacggcagctttttttttttttacgcacgAATCCCCTGAGAGCACCGGACACACCTTACAGCATGTAAACCTCCTTCTGGTGGAAGATAAAGACATTCATCACATTCCTGTAATAACAGCAGTTCTTTTCTGTACCTTCACGGCTGATGAGCTCCAACAGCTgcagacaagttttttttttctagttggAGAAAATTCTCACGGTTCTCTGTCCAGCTGAGGAGCCAAGGAAGGGTCCAAACACAAGATccggagaggaaagaagagatgCGCACTCAATaatcagagagagaaggagagagtgagagtgaaagagagagagagagagaggacagacacacGGACAGACGCACGGAGCGCAAACTGTAAGAGGTGGAATGTGTGGTCGCttccattttcttctcttcGTGTCACCATGAAAGGACGCTTCTGTCTCTGCCCAGCAAAACGGAACTAATTTCtaatttttgttttgcatttttcttccTGACAGAGGTCTCTTGCGCACTGGGTGCAGATGCAGATTTTGCGCTTCAGGCATCGTGAATGTGAAAAGATGCAAACTTGAGGTaagaaaagccaaaaaaaaaaggtgttttattttcctccttttaGTGTTTAAATACGACAACTTGATATAAAACCATCTCATCACCGCATCTCAGATCCTAAATTCATGTGccatacacacatatgtgtgtgtatgtgttgtgaaCTACGCCCTAAACGTTTGTATTTTTAGTAACATTGAGAATCTGTTCTATAATTTAAGATTTTGATGTACAAGCAGCGGATTTATCAGCctcacagtgtttatttataaCTGCACAGACGTGCGTCACGAACTCAAACACACCAGGTGAAAACGCTCatctaaaatacaaaacacacaccgaatgtgttgtatttatttgatcagTCAGAGGAATTTATGATGATCAAATCAAACCTCACATCGTCTCATCTGTGCGCTCACGACGCGCCCTGTGAGCGCTCAGGCTGAACCTCCCTCATCcaacagaagagagaagaaaaagacacaaatcatTACGCGGATCGTTTCTCCTCCGAACCATGAAGGGCTTCACGTCACGTCTGAAGGTTTCTGTGCATCATGAGCAAACACCTTCATCTGAATTTCTCTCACAAAGCGTCTTTTCTTCAGGTGAAAATGGATTCACCGTCAGGAGCTCATGTCGTGGAGCGACAGATGAGCTCCATCATGTGATGGACGAGGCGCGTCGGAGCCTCATCACAGGTGAGAGCCTCACACACTCATCTGCATTTCAAACACCCATAATGcactttttcctgttttggttcCCCCAACTGTGCGTCAAACCTGTTCCGCTGGATAATGAAGCATGAGGGCCATTCCAGAGGTACTTAACCTCGGTCATGCgcccgtttttgttttttttgttttttgtttgttttttttacctctctTAAAGTAAATACCTCCCTCAGCTGATGCTTTACATTAATTCATCTGAGGAAGTCTGTTTGGGTgctgaagaagaagcagaattTATTGTAAGCTCGTCTGTGCGGAGACGCAGATGTGACGCGTGAGTCCTGCGGGGCCTCAGGGAGTTCAGTGAGAACAGGTGTGAAGATGAAGCAAGTGAAGGACTCGCGCCCTCTAGCGTTCAGATCACTAAATAACACTTTTACATCCCCCCTTAAAGCTGCATCAGAGGTTATTTCTACACATCTGACACCAATCAAGCTCCCTGATTCACCAAAGATACCAAAAAGGCCAAATTTGGAGCAAATGTGCAAGAGcctaaaaatatttataatagaTGGAATTGGGTCTTTGGGTTGATTATTGTACAGTACAGGCTAATTATCTtataaatgtaacataaaaGTGTTGGAACgcagtaaaaatatatatcatcatcatgtcaaaatagaaaaaaatgctacttgtttgttgatattttaaTAACAGTCTAATATTCTAGAACAAGAAATTTCCAATACAAATATTCAGCTGTAATTGTGGAGTAATTTGATTAAGtcattgttgtttaaaaaaaaaaagtatattaagTCATGCTTGTGTAAGACTAAAGATATCTTGTTAAGAAATTACTTGGAAGTCACACTTATGCAAACAGTTAATGAGTAAatgtatctgatattaaatgtactgaagtatcaACAGTACAActaatacatatatttttacatgattACCCGCCTTGACAATTACCGAATCTgatgttcagcatttttctgataatcACGTTTTcttttgcatcattttttaaaaatcttgttgCCAATGATATGAATTAATTTGTGTAATCTGATAactaactagtaactaaaatTATCAGATAAAGGTAGTGactaaaaagtacaatatttgcctctaaactgaaatgtagcagaaaattgaaatatACTTGAGTAAAGTACAAGttcctcaaaattgtacttaagtacttACATACGTTCCATTATTggattaaaatcaacaaaagtaatcaatcagaaaacatcacattacaatAATTTGAGATCCACTCCGACTTTAATAttctcctctttcatttctctgctgtcttcaTTGTTGACACATTGTCCCTGATGCACGAGTGATATTAATGTTTGAGCTGCTGAATCTATATAGAATATTTTCCAGTAAAGCGTACAGCATATAGTCAGAAAAcctgcatatgtgtgtatgaagTATCCACCGATACTTGTGATGTATTTTTGGCACTTGCTTTGTGTTTTCGTGTTGTGTCATGAGACATTTTTAATAGCTGCACATGGCCAAAAGTATATGGACAGCCACACAATATAGTATACAAACGAAACAGTTTGCGTTAATCTGCTGCTTTGACCTCGTTCGCTCTTTTGTGAACGCTTTCCACAAGATTTCAAACCTGGTTGCACAGATTTGCTCCCTGCTGTGTGATTTGTTGTTCGGTTGATCTCAGCTGTGTTGATAGTGTGCGTAGAATTCTGATCCAACAACACCGTCCACCTCCAACAGGACTGAACATGAACTCAAATAATTTAATGCTCTATATGATGGTTACTCTAAACTCAAACACTTCTAATATATTTTAACAACAATGCATACGTTTATCTtacagtctcacctgtgtgtgtgtgcgtatct includes:
- the LOC119005889 gene encoding protein rapunzel-like, yielding MSSSLEKAVAQRKEAIEAVMDMFERGAEVLASAVGELFPLCEAAAPVLRLALDNVQSKEVIYVKEQFLAVRNQLDVLSGQLEDIDCEIKKGRLDTHYFSVEENIRNQFRKYMDILEAKQQYKEVKTRLFLEHFAKTGGEKNLFVLYDALMGTNSFGESVLELVERYVARNRRLLEDFCVRMKELFCLGLIALLGHCALTQRQEEEEDKIQEWSGKIEEVESKMKATIESCIAAFPEQAKLDAQRLLQAKEEENLQEATQQLLEFLVKKYDWVRWSVRLINHSGSTYRNWRAGEHFHHVAGQNWFEVLQVNNINLVVSYSTKPQPVPRDFIRQVMEGQGKKGNAPAVVEVLEKQLCGFVVHAVSRHKESAAAWSFPEDCHYWERHKNVAVCVHSE